The stretch of DNA CGTCAGGGCGGGTCTGCTCGTGGCCGTGGCCCCCCTCATCTCGGATCTGCCCATTATCATTCTGGTCACGGGCCTTTATTGGCTCCTGCCGGACAGCGCCGTCATGGAAATCGCCCTGAGTCTCGGAGGCGGGCTGTATCTCGCATGGCTTGGCTGGGAAGGACTCACGGCCAGACCCCACGCCTCGTCGGCGGAGGCGCTCTCCAGACCGTCCCTGGGCCGCGCCGTCCTGGTCAACCTGCTCAATCCGAATCCCTACCTGTTCTGGATGACCATCGGCGTGCCGGCCATGTCGGAGCTGGGCCAATCATCTCCGGGCGCGGCCGGCCTTTTCGTCCTGCTTTTCTACGCCCTTCTGGTGGGCAGCAAGGCCGGTGCCGCGGTACTGGCCGGACGGAGCGCGTCTTTTCTTGGCGGCAAATCCCATGTACTGACGCTGAAAACGCTCAGCCTGATCCTGGGCGGCCAAGGCCTGATCTTCATCCTCCGCGCCCTGCGCCAGTGGATGGCCCTCTAACCCGCAACCCCGGACATCATGACACTCACTCCCATCGCCAACACCTACACGACCCCGCCCCGACCCGTTTCCTTCGCGGCCCGGCACTTCCCGACCCTGGCTTTTTACGCCAGGGCCTTCCATATCGTCTGCGCGGCGGCCTGGCACACCCGACGGGGCTACACATCCGAACAGTGGGCCATGGACAGCCGCACGTTCATCCAGGGCGCCGAATCCTGCGGTCTGCGCTTCATCGTCGAAAACACCGGCGCCTTCGCGAACCTGCCCGGCCCCTGCGTGGTGGTCGCCAACCACATGTCGACCATGGAGACCTTTTCCCTGCCGTACATTCTGGCCAGTCACCGTCCCATCGCCTTTGTGCTCAAGAAAAGCCTGACCACCTATCCCATCTTCCGCCACGTGGTGAACGCCAGCCATCCCATTCCGGTGGGCCGCGTCAATCCCCGCGAGGATTTCGCGACCATCATGGACCAGGGCCAGGAGCGCCTGTCACGCGGATATTCGGTCATCGTCTTTCCGCAAACAACTCGCACGCCGGACCTGAACCGAACCGCGTTCAACACCATCGGCATCAAGCTGGCCAAGAAGACCGGCGTGCCCATCCTGCCCCTGGCCGTGAAAACCGACGCCTGGGGCGTGGGCAAGCTGCACAAGGATTATGGTCCGATCCGGCCCGAACTGCCGGTGCGTTTCTGTTTTGGCGATCCGATGACAATCCGGGGAACGGGCAGAAATGAACACGAAGAAATCATGGAATTCATTCACTGGAAGCTCAAGGCCTGGAGAACGACGTGA from Deltaproteobacteria bacterium encodes:
- a CDS encoding LysE family translocator, with the translated sequence VRAGLLVAVAPLISDLPIIILVTGLYWLLPDSAVMEIALSLGGGLYLAWLGWEGLTARPHASSAEALSRPSLGRAVLVNLLNPNPYLFWMTIGVPAMSELGQSSPGAAGLFVLLFYALLVGSKAGAAVLAGRSASFLGGKSHVLTLKTLSLILGGQGLIFILRALRQWMAL
- a CDS encoding 1-acyl-sn-glycerol-3-phosphate acyltransferase; protein product: MTLTPIANTYTTPPRPVSFAARHFPTLAFYARAFHIVCAAAWHTRRGYTSEQWAMDSRTFIQGAESCGLRFIVENTGAFANLPGPCVVVANHMSTMETFSLPYILASHRPIAFVLKKSLTTYPIFRHVVNASHPIPVGRVNPREDFATIMDQGQERLSRGYSVIVFPQTTRTPDLNRTAFNTIGIKLAKKTGVPILPLAVKTDAWGVGKLHKDYGPIRPELPVRFCFGDPMTIRGTGRNEHEEIMEFIHWKLKAWRTT